CGGGATCGACGTGCCGGAGGCCTCGTTTCTCCTCGTCGAGAACGCCGACCGGTTCGGCCTCGCCCAGCTCCACCAGCTTCGAGGCAGGATCGGCAGGGGAGCCCGGCCCTCGACGTGCATCCTGCTCCAGGGAGAGGGGGCCTCCACCGCGGCGCTCTCGCGCCTCTCCATCCTCGTCCGGACCGACGACGGATTCGCCGTGGCGGAGGAGGATCTCCGCCTGCGGGGCCCCGGAGAAGCCCTCGGCACCAGGCAGAGCGGTCTCCCGGAGTTCCGCGTCGCCGACCCGTTCTCCGATCTGGACCTCCTCGCGAAAGCGCGGGAGCTGGCTCTGCGGCTCGAGGACGAGGGAACGACAGGGCCCTTCGAGAAGGCGCTCTTTCTCCGGTCCGCCCGCCGCTGACCGCGTCCCTGTGGCATCCTCGGCGCGTGGAGGTTTCCCTCGAGACCGACGGGGCGATCGCGGCGCTCAGGGTGCGCGGAGACGTGACGCTGACGGAAGCGTCGACGATCACCGAGTACCTGCGCGTGGCGCGCGAGAACGGCGCGCTCCGCTGCGTCGTCGACCTCTCGGCCTGCACGTCCCTCCCAACGACGATCGTCGCCGTCCTGATGCGGGAACAAGGTCGCTTCGCGACCGCCGGGGGGACGCTCACGTTGTCCGGTGTCGGCGACCAGAACCCGTTCCTCGCGCAGAGCGTGGCGTCCGGCCGGTTCGGCCACTACCGTTCGGCGGAAGAGGGTATCGCCGCAGAGCGCCGTGCGATCGAAGCGTCGATTGACGCCCCCGGGGGCGGCACGTAGCATCGGGCGTTTTCGGAAATCCCTGCCGTGCCCGACGCACCCATCTCCCCCGACAAGGTCCTCGAGATCGTCATCCAGGTGGCCGTCCTCCTGTTCGCGGTCTCCGTGCACGAATCCGCCCACGGCTGGGTGGCGCTGCGCTGCGGGGACACGACGGCCCGGGACCTCGGGCGGATCACGCTCAACCCGGTGAAGCACCTCGACCCGTTCGGAAGT
The sequence above is a segment of the Holophagales bacterium genome. Coding sequences within it:
- a CDS encoding STAS domain-containing protein, producing the protein MEVSLETDGAIAALRVRGDVTLTEASTITEYLRVARENGALRCVVDLSACTSLPTTIVAVLMREQGRFATAGGTLTLSGVGDQNPFLAQSVASGRFGHYRSAEEGIAAERRAIEASIDAPGGGT